The sequence ATTGCCCGTACCGCACCCGACGCGCATCAGCACCCGCCATACCGTCGTCGAAAGTGATTCACGCCACAAGGGAGTTGAGCATCGAATGGCGGAGCCAGCAATCAGTAGCGCCGTTAATGCTCGCCATTTCGGTCGACACGGGAAATCAACCACGATCCTCTCCCGACCTGCGCAGAACCCAAAGGGAAGCAATATGTGAATTGGCCCGGACGAAGACCTCGCCGTCCTCATAACGCACGCCAGAGTGGTGCTAACCGTGGGGCACACAGACATCATCCACAGTTGGTACCAAACCTTGCTCCCACCAGGCATCCGTCACCCAGGATGACGACAGGAGCGCCTGCCGCGACACCCACGCCCCGCTCTCCGGTCACGTGCGGCAAGAGTACGTGGCACCGTTTGGCATCGAGGTTCACGCCCACCTCTTCGCCCCAGTCATCAGGTCGGTTTCTCCACCACGTGATCAGGCACCCGCGGAAGTCAGGTGCAACCCTCATGCGTGCGCAGACAGAACCAGAAAGCGATCAACAGATAGGCCTGACGTGCAGGTTGCCGGCCGCGAGGTTCCGCGTTGGATCAGCCAAACTCGCCGACGACGCAAACTGCTCCAGCCCACCCAGCATACCGGCCGGCCCGCGAAACGAATTCTGCGCGACGAGAGGCACGAATACGTGCCGCAGGTTCATGCGCTCGCCGTTCGACCGCGAGCCGATTGATTATTGCTTTTCGTACGGAGGATGGTCGCAAAAAGCCGCCCTGGACGCTACGCCCAGCGGGACGTCGCATGCCGATCAACACGCACTATCCGAGGAGGAAGGTTGTCAACTGTCGCCATTGAAACCGACGTTACAAAATGGCGAGCTATGGGGGCCAAGGCGTCCAATCTGGCGGCGATGAGGAACCTTGGTGTTCATGTTCCGCGCTGGAGCGCAGTTTCCAGCGATGTCTTCACCGCCTTCCTGGAACGCGTCGAAGGCATCGACGTGTTGCTGACCCAGGGCACCGAGGAACCGGAGCGCGTCGCGGCCGAGGTCACCCGACGGATGCGGGCGACCGTGCTCCCCGACCACCTCGCCGACCCGATCCAGGCGGCGTACCAGGCCGCCGGCGGCGGCCGGGTCGCGGTGCGCTCGTCCGGCCTGGAGGAGGACGGCGACAGGTACTCCTTCGCCGGCCAGTTCGACACCTTCCTCAACGTCAGCGAGGCCGACGAGGTCCTGGACCGGGTCAAGGACTGCTGGGCATCGGCCTTCTCAGCGCGCTCGCTGACCTACCGTCTGCGCAACGGCCTGCCACTGCGCGCGACCGGCATGGGGGTACTCATCCAACAGATGGTGCGCTCGGAGGTCAGCGGCGTGTTGTTCACCGCCGATCCGGCTACCGGTGCCGGCGACCGGTACGTGGTCAGCGCTGTCTACGGCCTCGGCGAGGGCATCGTCTCCGGCGCTGTCGACGCGGACACCGCGACCCTCGAAGCGGCCACCGGTACGGTTCTGGCGACCGAGCTCGGCGACAAGTCGGAGCGCTACGAGCCCGCGGCCGGCGGCGGCGTCGAAGCCGTCGAGGTACCGGACGCTGACCGGGCGCAGCTGTCGCTCGACCGGGTCGACCTTGGCACGTTGTGGGAGGCAGGCCGCGCCATCAGCGACGCCTTCGGTGCACCGCAGGACATCGAGTGGGCGGTCGCGGACGGCCAGCTGTGGATCCTGCAGAGCCGACCGATCACCACCGTGCCGACCGCGAGCAGGCCGGTGGGTGAGCTACGGATCTGGGACAATTCGAACATCGTGGAGAGCTTCCGGGGAATCACGTCCCCGCTGACCTTCACGTTCGCCTCGACGGTCTACGGCGCGGTGTACGAGAGCTATGCCCGATCCCTGCACGTGCCCGAGAAGCAGCTCGCGCAGATGCACGAGTGGTTGCCCGCGCTACTCGGCAGCTTCCACGGTCGCGTCTACTACAACCTCATCAACTGGTACCGCCTACAGCGGATCGCGCCCTTCTACGATGTCAACCGCAAGCTGCTCGAGGTCGCCATGGGCGTGGACGAGGCGCTGCCGGACGAGATCGCCGAAGGGCTGTACCCGTACGAGTTCGACTCGGCCTGGCAACGCCGACGCGCACGAGTTGTCACCTACACGACCTTCTTCTGGAAGTACCTGCGCATGGACCGTGACGTCACGCGGTTCGTCGCCTACTTCTACGAGCAGTACGCGATCTTCGACAAGCGCGACTACGCCGCGATGCCCGCCGACGAGGTGTACCGGGCGTTCCAGGACCTGATCCGCAGCCTGAACAGGCGGTGGGGTCCGATGCAGATGCTCGACTCCACGATTCTGCTGTCGATGGGCATCCTCACGATGCTCGGCCGGCGGTGGCTGCCGCACGCCCCCGAGTGGCTGACGTGGGCCGCCGCTCGGCCCGGCGCCGACGTGGAGTCCGCCGAGCCGGCCCGCGAGTTGGCCGCGCTGGCGGCCACCGTCAAGGCCGACGACGAGTTGCGCCACCTGGTGACGGAGACCGACCCGGCGGCGATACCCGGCGCGCTCGCGGCTGCCGGGCACACCACCTTGCTCGCGGCCGTCGACGCCTACGTGGAGGCGCACGGCTACCGCAGCCCCGACGAGCTCAAGCTGGAGGTGCCGGACCTACACGAGGATCCGTCGAGTCTGTACCTGATGCTGCGCGACGCGCTACAGGCTCCGCCGGAGACAACGAGCGGCGACAGCGCGCAGGAATATCTCGACCAGCACCTGCGGGGGCCGCGACGCTGGATCTACGAACTGACCCGCCGCAAGGTGTCTCGGTCACTGGCGGCGCGCGAGCGGCTGCGGTTCTGCCGGACGAAGGCGTTCGGCTCGGCCAAGCGGATGCTTCGCGCACTCGGCCGGCACCTGCAGCAGGTCGGGGCGATCGAGCGGTTCGAGGACGTGTTCCTGCTGCGCCTCGACGAGCTTGCCGGGGCATACGAGGGCAAGATCGCTCACGACGAGCTACGCGACATCGTGGCGGCGCGTCGGCGCACGCAGGACCGACAGGCAACGATGTCCGCCCCACCGCGCTTCCGGACGTACGGCGCGCCCTACTGGGAGGGCAATCTCGAGGCCGCCGGTTGGAGCGTCGGCCGGGCCACCCGCACCGGCGTCGGTGAACTGCGCGGGACACCATCGTCCCCGGGCGTCACGACCGGGCGGGTCGTCGTCACGACGCGACCTCAGGACGTCAACGGCGGCATCATCGTGGCCTACAGCACCGACCCGGGGTGGGTCGCCGCACTACCGTCAGCGACCGGACTGATCATCGAGCGGGGAAGCCCGCTGACCCACGTCGCGATCGTGGCGCGCGAGCTGGGCGTGCCGACGATCGTCAAGGCCAAGGGTGCCACCCAGGAACTGGAGACCGGCATGACCGTCCGGATGGACGGCGGCACCGGCACGATCACGATCCTCAACGACACGGAGGGGACGTCCGCGTGACCACCACCCTGGCTTTCAGCGATGTGCGCAACTGGCTGGTCGATCCCCGGACCGACAAGGGGATCCGGTTCCTCGGTGACGGAGGCGACTGGGACTACCACTCGTACGCGGACCTGTCTCTCGCGGCACGACGCAGCGCGGCGGCGATGACCGCTGCCGGCGCCCAGCCCGGGGAGGTGGTCTGCCTGCTCATGCCGACGAGCTACCCGACGCTCTGCGCGTACTTCGGGGCCTGGGCCGCGGGCCTCACCCCCTGCATGATCACCCCACCCAGTCTCACCAGCAGCACCGAGTACGTCGAGCTCGTCTCGAGCATTCTGCGTCGGGCGCAACCGGTACTGATGATCACCACCGAGCGCTACCAGGACATCGCCGACTCGGCTCTGGCCGCGGCGGACCTGCCCGGCCGCGCCTTTCTACACAGGGAGGCAGAGGAACCGGTCGAGGTTCCCAAAGCCGGCCCCGACGACCTGGCGATCCTCCAGTTCACCTCCGGCTCCACCGGCGTCCCGCGAGGAGTGCCGGTCACCTGGCAGAACCTCGCCGTCAACGTCTCCTGCACCCGGGCGTGGAGCGCCTGGGGCGAGGACGACTCGGTGGCCTCCTGGCTGCCGCTCTATCACGACATGGGCCTCGTCGGCACGCTACTCGCCGCCGTCTGTAGTCAGGCCGACCTGTGGCTGATGCAGCCCGCGCAGTTCCTGCGCGACCCGGGCAGATGGTTGGAGTGCATGACCCGGGCCACGATCACGGCCGCGCCGCCGTTCGCATACGAGTACGCGGTGGAGCGGATCTCCGCAGAGCGGATCGCCAGCTGGGACCTGTCCGGATGGCGGACCGCGTTCGTCGGCGCGCAGACCATCAACCCCGCGGTGCTCGACAGCTTCGTGGAGGCTACCGCCGCTGCGGGCTTCAACCGCGGCACGCTCACCCCTGCCTTCGGGATGGCGGAGACGACGCTCGGGGTAACCGGCACTGACCACGGTGTCCCTCCGCTGGTGGTGCAGGTGAGGCCGGACACTCTGCGATTCGGCCAGCGGGTCGAGTTGACCCGGCAGTTCCACCTCGGTGAGGAGCCGGTGCCGACACGCAACGGTTGGCTCACCGGCTGTGGCGGCCCGCGCCTCGGCACCCGGATCAGCATCGTCGACCAGGATGGCGTCGAGTTGCCGCCAGGCCATCTCGGTGAGATCAAGGTCAGCGGGGAAACGGTCACCGCGGGCTACACCAACGACGCCGACTCCGGCGGCACCCGCTTCACCCCGGACGGCCTGCGCACCGGCGACGCCGGGTTCCTCCACGCCGGCCAGCTGTTCGTGCTGGGCCGGATGGGCGACAGCCTCAAGATCCGGGGACGCAACGTCTACGTCGAGGACCTCGAGGCGGCGGTCGTCGGGGCGACCGGCCTGTCCCCCAGTCGCTGTGTGGTGATCAGCGCGCCGGAAACCGAGCGTGCCGGCGTTCTGCTGCTCGTCGAGGGCGGGCGCCGCGGCTGGGAGGAGAGCGCCTACCACACCCTCCGCTCCCGCCTGGGTGTCGAGCCGCGAGTCCGGTTCGCGGTCGGAAGCCGTGGCCTGATCCAGCACACCACCAGTGGAAAGCCACGCCGCCGTGACATGTGGCAGCGCCTCCAGGAGGGAACCCTGAAAGCGTCGATCGTCGAGCCGGAGGTCCCCGCATGATCCTCGACGAGGCCGAGATCAATTCACTCGCGGCCGAGACGCTGGAGCGTATCGGTCACCCCAGAAGTGTCGCGCTGATCCTGGAAGGCTCCATCGCCGAGGGTTTCGGCAACTCTCGCTCCGACATCGACTTCCTCCTGATCGCCGACCAGGAGGCCGACCTGCCGACGATGCCCACGATCTTCTTCATCGCGGGACGTCGGGTGGAGATCCGCACCCGATCCGTCGGCCAGATCGTGGACCACCTCCGAGAGGTCAACGGGTACGTCGAACGCACCCCGCGCCATGTCGCCACACTGGACGAGCACCTGCTCAACCGGTGCCAACGGCTACTCCGAGCGCATGTCGTGTACCGCCCGGACCTGGTCGAGAAGATCCGTGACCACCTCGCGTACGACGACTTCGCCGTCGTCATGACCAAGTGGTGGGCGGAACACGCACGGCAGTCCATCCGATACTCCATCGCGCTGCTCGCCCTGGACCAGGTGGAGTCGGCCGCCGTGTGGGCCCGGGCGGGACTTCAGCAGGCCGCCAAGAGCTACCTGGCACGCCACGGCGAGACATACTTCGAGCCGAAGTGGCTCTCGCTGCAGCTCGACCGGCTCGCCGGGGATCCGCTGGTCGAACGCTACTGGCAGACCATCAACGCGGAGCCCGGTGCCGGCGGGGAGATCGAGCACACGCGCGACTGCATACGCCTGGTCGCGGAGCTCGGCGTGCCGGGCTGCGCTGATGATCCGCAGCGGCTGGTCGTTGCACGAGTGCCGGCAGTGACCACCTGGCAGATCGACGACCAGGTACATCTGGTGCGTGACCGACGTGACGTGTTCGTCCTCGGCGACGCCGCCACACGGGTGTGGCGGTGCATCGTCTGGGGGCGACCACTCGCGGCGCTGAGGGCCGACACCGAGCGGACGGGCGTCGCCGACCCGGGTGAGCTGATCGCCGCCTACCTCCGGTACGGCCTGATCCGGATCACCTGGCAGGGTGCTCCGATCTCGCCACGGATTCCGATGGCCGCACCGCTCGGCCCCATCACCCCCGCCCCGGCGGCCAGCAGCCCGATCCTGGGTATCGCCGGCGCCGAGCCGCCGCATCCCCGCGCGATCGCGTTGCTACCGCTGCCGGCGCCGCGCTTCGCCGCCGCCGCGATGGCACTGATGTGGGGCAACTTCATGATCGAAAATGCTCTGGAGGACCTGCAGGGCGCACTCGACCGCGAACAGTGGAGGGTCGCTGCACTCACCACGGTGCGCGCGGTCAACGGCGGGCTGCGTGCCCTGCTCAGCGCGCACGGTGTGAGTCCGTTGCCGCCGGATCCCGAGCTGCTACACCGACTCGATCTGCTGTCCGACGGGCACTCGCATATCCGTGTCCTCGCCGAACGGCTGTACGCGACCGTGGCCACGACCGAGGAGGAGGCCCGGCTTCTGCTCACCCTCCTGCACGAGTACGTGACCAATATCCGGAAGGCCTCGGGCGGAGAGGCGTTCCCGTCGTCGTTCGACTCCGCGGACGGCTGGCAGCGCACCCTCGACATCGGCTACGACCTGCTGCGTCTCGGCGCATATCTGGACCAGCAACTCCCCCTCGACGAGGCGCAGGACCTGCTCTCCAGCGGCGGTGTGCAGCCGCACGCACGGGCCGGCGCCGCAGCAGCACAGGAGACGTGATGGACAACGCGTTCGACGAATCGACCGGTTACGCGATTATCGCCGCGATGGCGCCGCACCCACTCCCCCGCATCGGGGCGGAGACCCATCTGCGCGACGACCTGATGTTCGACTCGATCCGGCTGATCGAGCTGGCGATAGCCCTGGAACGGCAGTTCCTGCTGCCCTCGCTCGACCTGAACGAGTCGACGGACCTGACGACCGCCGGAGACGTCCTGAACCTGGTTCGGCAACAACTGAAGACCGGAGGAGGGGCATGAGCACGCCGAAGCGGATCCTGGTCACCGGGGCAGCCGGCCTGGTCGGCGCCGAGGTCTGCGCCCGCCTGCTGAAGGCCGGGCACCGAGTGTCCGGCCTGGTGCACCACACCCGAGTGCTGATCGCCAACAACGGCCGGGCCGTCGCGTCGGCGACGGACGACAGGGCGGGCACCGTACGGCTGGTCACCGGTGACGTCACCGTTCCACGGCTGGGCCTCGACGACGACACCTGGACGGACCTGGCGAACGGGCTCGACCTGATCGTGCATTCTGCTGCGATCACCGACTTCGGTCACCCCCGGGAGGTCTACCAGGCGATCAACACGACCGGCACGGCTCACGTGCTGGAGCTGGCCCGCGAGCGATCCACCCCGCTGGTGCACGTCAGCACCGCCTACGTGTGCGGCGAACGGGACGGCATGATCCTGGAGTCCCAGCTCGACGTCGGGCAGCGGTTCGGCAACCCGTACGAGGAGAGCAAACTCGCCGCGGAGCAACTGGTGCGAAAGGCCGCCGCGGAGAGCCTGCCAACCGTGGTGATCCGGCCCAGTGTCGTCGTCGGCGCCGCCCGCACCGGCGCGGTCCGTGACTTCAAGAACCTGTACGTCGTGCTGAAGCTCCTGTCCGAGGGTCGGATCGGCTCGATCCCGGGCTACTTCGACGCCTGCGTCGACCTCGTGCCGGTCGACCATGTGGCGGCGTTGATCACCGCTGTGGTTGACGACTTCGACCGGGCCAGGGACCGCACACTGCACGCCGTGGGATCGTCGGTGCGGATGCGCCACATCTCCGATGTGCTCGCCGAATACCCATCGTTCCACGTTCCCCGCTACATCGCCCCGGCCAACTTCGACCCTGCCATGCTGTCGGACCTCGAACGCGCCTACTGGCACCGGGTCATGTCGCTGTACGAGAGCTACTTCCGCCGCCAGCAGCACTTCGACGACACCGTCGCGGCCGGGTTCCGAGGACACAAGCGACTACCCAGCGGGCCGAACCACCTCCGGCGGATCATCGACTACGCGGTCAGGGCCGACTACCTCGGCGCGCCCCTGCCGGGCGTGGCGGAGGCCCTGAGCCGGGTCAACCAGCGATGAGCAGTATCGCGGCCTACGGACCGCCGTTCCCCGAAGGCCTGACCCACGATCCGGACAAGCAGCGTTATCACGGCACCGACAGCTACTTCCTGGAGGCGTACGAGCAGCTGTCCACGCTGACACCCGACCCGGTGCGATTCGCGTACGAGCACGCCATGCTGTTGATGAAGCCTGATGCGGTGGCGTCGCGTTCGATCGAACGTGTCATCGAATGGCTGCGCGAAGCACACTTCCGGATCGTGGCAGTGCGGCGACTGCGGATGCGCCGTGAGTCGGTCCGGGCGATCTGGCACTACCAGCTGAACCGAGCGACACCCCAGCGCTGTCTACTCGCTGACGCGCTGTGTGAACAGTCCGACTCGTTGGTGATCCTGGCCCGCCCCGCCGACCCCGTCGATGTGCCGGCCACGGTGGCGCTCAGCGTCAACAAGGGACCGGCCGATCCGGCGCGGCGCCGTCCGGGCCAGCTGCGTGCCCGGCTCGGCGACTTCGGCTTCCTCCTCAACCTGGTGCACGCCTCGGACGAGCCGGCCGACCTCGTCCGGGAGCTTGGCATCCTGCTGGAACACCGGGAGCGACGCGCACTGATCGGCCAGGCGCTGGCGAACACGGACCAGCATGATCAGACGACCGCGATCGCCCGAAAGCTGTACGCCGCTCACCCCCCGCATGACCTGGACTTCGTTGCCTCGACCCGCCGCCTGACCAGGGCTGTGCAGGACCTCCTCGCCACGACGGCCCTGCCGGACGAGGTACGCCGGGCCCTGTGTCGCACGCTGGCCTCGACGAGCAGCGAACCGGCGAGCTGGGCGCCGCTGGTCAACGTGATCTGGTCGGCGGACCTGCCGCTCAACGGTTGGGATTTCATCGTGGTGGGCTGCCACGCGGTTTCGCTCTCTCGCCCAGGGTACGGACAGCTGCTGGCCGGAGCCGATCCCGGCCGGTGGCGGTCCCTGGCCACCGTGGCAGCGTCATGAGCAGCGCCGTCGGGCAGGCCCCGGCACTGCTGCGCTACCGCGCGTTCCTGGGCGCTGTCTTCGCGCCGGGAGTGCACGTCACCTACGCAGTGCTGTGGGCGTGTGCATACGAGGCCGCCGCGGTCATGACAGCGGGGGGCGTCTGGCGGCCGTCGGTCGGGTCGCTGGTCCGAGCCATGACGATCATCGTGGTCCTGCTACACCTGCGGCTCGCCGACGAGCGTATGGACGAGTCGTACGACCGGATCCACAACCCGGACCGTCCGCTGATCACCGGTCTGGTCAGCGTGCGCGAGCTGCGCCGCGCCGGTTGGGCGACGGCCGCCCTGGCGATCGTCGTCAACGTTCCGCTCGCCCCCTGGTCGGCGGTGACCGTGGCGCTTCTCGTGGGCTACACCGAGCTAATCACTCGGCTCACGCTGCACTCGCCGAGGCTGCGTGACCGGGCGCTGCTCTACATCGTCGTGGCGTACCCGGTGCAGTTGCTGATCGGTGTCTACCTGTACACGTCCGTGACCGGCGCGAAGGTGGTACAGCCGGGGATCCGCCCAGCCCTGCTGATCATTGTGTTCGCCGCCGCGTTCCTGCACTTCGAGTTCGCCCGCAAGACAGTACGCGATCCCCGCTCCGGGGGCCGGACATACTCGGCCACCGCACTCGGGATCACCGGCAGCGGTGTGCTCACGCTCGGCTGGGCCCTGCTCGCGTGCACCCTGCTGGCCGCGATCACCGAGCCGTGGCACATGTCGGACGCGGCGCTACTGCCCTACGTGGCTCTCGTCTTCCCGGTCGCGGGCGCCTTCTCCTACCTCAGCGGCAGGGAACAGAGGTGGCCCACGTCGCTCGCCATGCTCTATCTGATCGTGCTCGACGCGGCGCTCGTCACCAGTGGGTGGCTCGGATGATGGAGATCGGCGTGGTCCTGCCCCAAGGCGAGCTGCACGGCGGGCCACGAGCCCTACGCGAGTATGCGAGCGTGGCGCAGGAGCTGGGATTCCGGCACCTCCTCGCGTATGACCACGTGCTCGGTGCCGACCCAGCCGGGCATCCGAACTGGCAGGGTGTATACGACGCGGATGATCCGTTCCACGAGCCGCTGGTGCTCTTCGGCTACCTCGCGGCGGTGTGCGACCTCGACCTGGTGACCAGTGTTCTGGTCCTGCCGCAACGACAGACCGCGCTGGTCGCCAAGCAGGCGGCCGAGATCGACCTTCTCTCCGACGGCCGGCTACGGCTGGGGGTTGGCATCGGCTGGAACACGGTGGAGTACGAGGCTCTGGGCCGGCCCATGCAGTCTCGAGGTGAGCGGCTCGACCAGCAGATCACCCTGTTGCGGTCACTATGGACACACCGGTCGGTCAGCTTCGAACACTCCGGGGAACGAATCGTCGCGGCCGGGATCAACCCACGACCGAAACGGCCGATTCCCATCTGGATTGGCGGCGCCAGCCCAGCTGCCTACCGCCGGGCGGGTCGTACCGGCGACGGCTGGATGCCCCGCCTCCAGCCCGGGCCGGAGCTCACAGCGGCCCGAATGATCGTGACGAAGGCGGCGGAGGCAGCCGGTCGACCCCCCGAGGCGATCGGCATGCACGGCCGGGTCCGCTACCTCGACGGCGGCGCGGTCGGTGTTGCCGCAGCGGCCCGCCGGTGGCGTGAAGCCCACGCCACACACCTGGCCGTGAGCACGCTCGGCGCCGGATTCACGTCGCTCAGCGAACACCTCGAAGCGCTCACCGCGATCGCCCGCACGGGACTCCTCGACGAGAACATGGAAGGGCCCAATCGATGACCGACACCCGGCTACTGACCCAGCCTCACACGACCGTCGAACCGGGGGCTGTCCATCGTCGTCATGCTGACACCGTCTTCCTCGCCGATGTCCACCCGGACGGCACGGACGGATATGTGGCGACGGCGTTGCTGCCCGAGAGCCACACGTACTATTCAGCACACACCGCGGAGGCGAATCGTCGTCTCGATCCGATGCTGCTACTGGAGGCCTGCCGGCAGGTCGTCATCTACATCGGCCACAACAGCCTCGGCCTGGCCAACGACACCCGATTCCTGATGGACTCCTGCGAGATCTCCGTGCCGGCCGACGCGTATGTGCAACGGCCCGACGGCGGTTCGACCACGCTGACGATGCGCGTCACCGTAGCGGCGGTCCGGGTCGGCAGCCGGCTCCGCGCGTTCACGTCCCGGTACGAGCTGTCACTCGGTGCGGTGCCGATCGGATCAACAGTCATCACCTCGTCGGTCGTGTCCCCGGCCGCCTACACGCGGCTGCGCCGCCGGGCTTGCGGCGGGTCACCGCCGCCTTGGTCCGACCAACTGTGCCCGTACCTGGACGGGGCGGTTTCCCCCTCGACTGTCGGCCGCCTTGTACCCGCCGACGTGCTGTTGGCCGAGGTTCGTTCTGACTCGGATAAGACCACCGCACGGGTGCTGCTGCCTTTCGACCACCTGGGCTTGTTCGACCACCGGCAGGACCACGTTCCGGGAACCCTCCTCATCGAGGCGGCCCGTCAGCTCGGCGCCGCACTCAGTCCCGAGCCAGACGCGGCGGTGATGACCGGGCTTGCCGGCACGTTCGATGCGTTCGTCGAACTGGACGCTCCGGTGCACCTCGTGGCCCGGGCAGGCACGACTGACGATGAGCGGTCGGTCGAGGTGGTGCAGGGCGGCACCGTGCTCGCAACGATCAAGGTTGCTACCTCCCGAGCACACAGCGGGCCGCCAAGGTGATCATCGATGGCACCCTGTCGACGACACGGCCCACGTAGCGAGGAACAGCGTGTGCCGTGCCAGAACTCTGTTTGTGGCTGTGAGCTGGCGCTTTGAAGATCTGGTCAGGCTGCCCGGTGGTATTCGTTGATCACGCCGCCGAGGCGTTGTCGCGTCGTATCCGAGTGTCCATGGCGATGACGACGGCCGAGTCGTGGTTCGGTGGTCGCTGTTGCCGGCCTTGATGCGGGCGGTGATTGTTGAAGTGGTTCACGTACTCGCCGACCACCGTGAGGGCGTGTCGTTCGTGGTCGATCAGCAGCACCTGGGCAGCGTTCCCACGGTCCCGAAAGCCACGGGATCATCACCGCAGACTTCTTCGAAACGACCACCCTGACCGGTGCCCGCCTCCACGTCCTCTCGACCACCAACCATGCCACCCGGCGGATCCGAATCCTCGGTGCGACCGCGCACCCCACCGCGGCGTGAGTGGCACAGACCGCCCGCAACCTGGTCACGGACCTCGAAGACACCGACTGCCAGGTGAAATACCGATCTTGGAGGAGATTCGCAAGCTCGTACAGTCGGTGTTCTCGGGACTGTCTTTTTGGTCATCGAGGATGCGGAGGCTACGGCTCCAGCGTTCGACGACACAGTTCGCCTGTGAGGTCCGGGGTCGGGTCTTGACCACTGGGATGCCCTCGGCGGTGAAGACATCAGCGAAGGCGGTGTGTACTTGGCGTCGCGGTCGCGGACGGGGATTGGAAACCGGTGGGCGCGCTCGCCCCAGATCGAAGGTGAGGTTTGCGGGCCTGCTGGGTCACCCGCTGCCCGGTGGCGTGCGTGGTGACGCCGAGGAGATGGACCCGTCGGGTGGCTACCTCCATAGCCACCAGCAGGTACAGGCGTCGTAGCAGGATCGTGTGGATGTGGAACACAGTCGATGGCCAGCAGGCCAGTGGCCTGGTTACGCAGGAAGGTCCGCCAGCTCGCGTCCTGCCGGCGCAGCACCGCAACCTCGCGCCGCAGCGCGAGGACCTCGATCAGCAGCGCCCTGTCGTCACGCCGCCGCCCGCGCCATCGCGGGGCCGATGACTGGCCGGATGTCGCGCAGCCTGGCGGAGGCGTCCCCTCCCAGACGGCGTTCTGCCCTTCGGTAACCGGTCGGCTGCCGAGACCCACTCGCGCCTGCGCCTGCGGCCTCGGGACGGTCCGCCTGCCTGGCACTTTCACGAGAGTCGGGCGCTGACCCACTCAGGTCTTCGGCTTGGCACGCACGTGCATGCGTTCGCCTTGGCGGCCGAGGATGCTGAGGATCTCCACCGGGTGGTGTCCGGTGCTGCCGAACCAGTGCGGCAGCCGGGTGTCGAACTCGGCGGCTTCGCCGGTGCCGAGGACGATGTCATGATCGCCGAGGACCAGCCTGAGTCTTCCGGCCAGGACATAGAGCCATTCGTAGCCCTCGTGGGTCTTGGGCTCGGGCATCGACTGGTCGACTGGGATAATCACCTTCCAGGCTTGCAGGGATCCGGGGTGCTGGGTCAGCGGCAAGACGGTACGGCCGT comes from Salinispora tropica CNB-440 and encodes:
- a CDS encoding UbiA family prenyltransferase, whose amino-acid sequence is MAVPGHRGSVMSSAVGQAPALLRYRAFLGAVFAPGVHVTYAVLWACAYEAAAVMTAGGVWRPSVGSLVRAMTIIVVLLHLRLADERMDESYDRIHNPDRPLITGLVSVRELRRAGWATAALAIVVNVPLAPWSAVTVALLVGYTELITRLTLHSPRLRDRALLYIVVAYPVQLLIGVYLYTSVTGAKVVQPGIRPALLIIVFAAAFLHFEFARKTVRDPRSGGRTYSATALGITGSGVLTLGWALLACTLLAAITEPWHMSDAALLPYVALVFPVAGAFSYLSGREQRWPTSLAMLYLIVLDAALVTSGWLG
- a CDS encoding helix-turn-helix domain-containing protein; this encodes MNDTFSAALAEIGPRLKRARAQRGVTLAELAEATGISKSTLSRLEAGQRKPSLELLLPIAAAHRIPLDKLVDVPQIGDPRVRLQPRKVNGRTVLPLTQHPGSLQAWKVIIPVDQSMPEPKTHEGYEWLYVLAGRLRLVLGDHDIVLGTGEAAEFDTRLPHWFGSTGHHPVEILSILGRQGERMHVRAKPKT
- a CDS encoding AfsA-related hotdog domain-containing protein: MTDTRLLTQPHTTVEPGAVHRRHADTVFLADVHPDGTDGYVATALLPESHTYYSAHTAEANRRLDPMLLLEACRQVVIYIGHNSLGLANDTRFLMDSCEISVPADAYVQRPDGGSTTLTMRVTVAAVRVGSRLRAFTSRYELSLGAVPIGSTVITSSVVSPAAYTRLRRRACGGSPPPWSDQLCPYLDGAVSPSTVGRLVPADVLLAEVRSDSDKTTARVLLPFDHLGLFDHRQDHVPGTLLIEAARQLGAALSPEPDAAVMTGLAGTFDAFVELDAPVHLVARAGTTDDERSVEVVQGGTVLATIKVATSRAHSGPPR
- a CDS encoding LLM class F420-dependent oxidoreductase; this translates as MEIGVVLPQGELHGGPRALREYASVAQELGFRHLLAYDHVLGADPAGHPNWQGVYDADDPFHEPLVLFGYLAAVCDLDLVTSVLVLPQRQTALVAKQAAEIDLLSDGRLRLGVGIGWNTVEYEALGRPMQSRGERLDQQITLLRSLWTHRSVSFEHSGERIVAAGINPRPKRPIPIWIGGASPAAYRRAGRTGDGWMPRLQPGPELTAARMIVTKAAEAAGRPPEAIGMHGRVRYLDGGAVGVAAAARRWREAHATHLAVSTLGAGFTSLSEHLEALTAIARTGLLDENMEGPNR